The following proteins are encoded in a genomic region of Methanoculleus bourgensis MS2:
- the mcrG gene encoding coenzyme-B sulfoethylthiotransferase subunit gamma has product MAYTPQYGPGTSIVAENRRKQMNPSQKLEKVRSVTDEDIVLILGHRAPGSAYPTAHPPLAEQQEPNCPMRKLVKPTEGAKAGDRVRYIQFADSMFNAPSQPYQRTYAEMYRFRGIDPGTLSGRQIVECRERDLEKYSKELLETEMFDPARVGIRGATVHGHSLRLAEDGMMFDMLQRCILDEDGVVKYVKNQIGEPLDRAVAIGKPMDEKWLKAHTTIFHSLVGTPYREDTEYIEYVQRIHSLRTKYGFMPKEE; this is encoded by the coding sequence ATGGCATACACGCCCCAGTATGGTCCCGGGACATCGATTGTCGCCGAGAACCGGCGCAAGCAGATGAACCCCAGCCAGAAGCTTGAGAAGGTTCGTTCCGTAACTGATGAGGATATCGTGCTGATCCTTGGCCACCGTGCTCCCGGATCGGCATACCCGACTGCCCACCCGCCGCTCGCCGAGCAGCAGGAGCCCAACTGCCCCATGCGCAAGCTCGTCAAGCCCACCGAGGGTGCCAAGGCCGGCGACCGTGTCCGTTACATCCAGTTCGCAGACTCGATGTTCAACGCGCCCTCGCAGCCCTACCAGCGGACCTACGCAGAGATGTACCGCTTCCGCGGTATCGACCCCGGAACGCTCTCTGGCCGTCAGATCGTCGAGTGCCGTGAGCGTGACCTTGAGAAGTACTCGAAGGAACTTCTCGAGACCGAGATGTTCGACCCGGCCCGTGTCGGTATCCGTGGTGCGACCGTGCACGGTCACTCGCTCCGTCTCGCTGAAGACGGCATGATGTTCGATATGCTCCAGCGCTGCATCCTCGATGAGGACGGCGTCGTCAAGTACGTCAAGAACCAGATCGGCGAGCCCCTCGACCGTGCCGTTGCTATCGGCAAGCCCATGGATGAGAAGTGGCTCAAGGCTCACACGACGATCTTCCACTCGCTCGTAGGGACCCCCTACCGTGAGGATACTGAATACATCGAATACGTCCAGCGCATCCACTCGCTGCGGACGAAATACGGCTTCATGCCGAAAGAGGAGTGA
- a CDS encoding ATP-NAD kinase family protein — translation MTTVGLLTNPIAGMGGAVGLKGTDGQAAEALRRGAVPRASSRAAEALRLLAGRGIRFLTPAGAMGADALDAAGITGYEVVFTPGEPTTAADTREACRAFAAARVDLILFCGGDGTARDVLDAVGRSVPVLGIPAGVKMYSAVFAVNPAAAAAVVIGLDAARLRDADVLDVDEEAYREGRLAVRFYGAARVPYLPGRVQGAKAVFEEVDDERAKREIARFIAEVMNPEILYIVGAGSTTEAILAQIGLEGTLLGVDLVMNGRVVAKDADERTILSHLTGAAAARIIASPIGAQGFILGRGNQQISPAVVRRAGGPGRIIVVGTPAKLAGTPALYVDSGDPALDGEFGDSIAVVSGYRIAQRKRVAHHR, via the coding sequence ATGACGACCGTCGGTCTCCTGACAAACCCCATCGCCGGGATGGGCGGCGCCGTGGGGCTCAAGGGGACTGACGGCCAGGCCGCGGAGGCGCTCCGCCGGGGGGCGGTCCCCCGGGCTTCCTCCCGGGCCGCCGAAGCCCTCAGGCTCCTTGCGGGTCGGGGTATCCGGTTCCTCACGCCCGCCGGGGCGATGGGGGCCGATGCCCTCGATGCGGCGGGGATCACAGGGTATGAGGTTGTCTTCACCCCCGGAGAGCCGACGACGGCCGCGGATACCCGGGAAGCCTGCAGGGCGTTCGCCGCCGCCAGGGTCGACCTGATCCTCTTCTGCGGCGGCGACGGGACCGCCCGTGACGTCCTCGATGCGGTGGGGCGGTCGGTGCCCGTCCTCGGGATCCCGGCCGGGGTGAAGATGTACTCGGCGGTCTTTGCGGTCAACCCTGCCGCGGCCGCCGCGGTCGTCATCGGGCTTGATGCGGCCCGGCTCCGCGACGCCGATGTCCTCGACGTCGATGAGGAGGCCTACCGGGAAGGGAGGCTTGCGGTCAGGTTCTACGGGGCGGCACGGGTTCCTTACCTCCCGGGGCGGGTCCAGGGGGCGAAGGCGGTCTTTGAGGAGGTCGACGACGAGCGGGCGAAGCGAGAGATCGCCAGGTTCATCGCTGAGGTGATGAACCCGGAGATCCTCTATATCGTCGGCGCCGGGAGCACCACAGAGGCGATCCTTGCGCAGATCGGACTCGAGGGGACGCTGCTCGGCGTCGACCTGGTCATGAACGGAAGAGTAGTCGCAAAGGACGCCGACGAGCGGACGATCCTCTCCCATCTTACGGGTGCGGCCGCCGCACGGATCATCGCAAGCCCCATCGGGGCGCAGGGGTTCATCCTCGGCCGGGGGAACCAGCAGATCAGCCCGGCGGTGGTCAGGCGGGCCGGCGGTCCCGGGAGGATCATCGTGGTGGGGACACCGGCAAAACTCGCCGGGACCCCGGCGCTCTACGTGGACAGCGGCGATCCGGCGCTGGATGGGGAGTTCGGGGACTCGATTGCGGTGGTATCAGGCTACCGGATCGCACAGCGGAAGCGGGTCGCCCATCACCGCTGA
- a CDS encoding PHP domain-containing protein: MTQPVPRAPNETVLLDMHVHSDYSIDSVVSVGAIVRAWERSGILPLVCDHNSIAGSREVYSRIRRQDPDILEILAEEILTRDGEIIGAFLTEEIPPGLSAAETLDAIDDQGALSIVPHPFCTHRLCTIDQGVLQDVIDRIDIVEGYNARNRSPEADIEARAFAGEHKKPVSAGSDAHTHIEFAGAFVAVAPFEGPGDLLLNLKDAPVWCRPANER; encoded by the coding sequence ATGACTCAACCAGTACCCCGGGCCCCGAACGAGACCGTGCTCCTCGACATGCATGTCCACTCTGACTACTCCATCGACTCGGTGGTGAGCGTGGGCGCCATCGTCCGGGCATGGGAGAGGTCGGGCATCCTCCCGCTGGTCTGCGACCACAACAGCATCGCGGGGTCCCGGGAGGTGTATTCCCGGATCAGGAGGCAGGACCCTGATATCCTGGAGATCCTCGCCGAAGAGATCCTCACCCGGGACGGCGAGATCATCGGTGCGTTCCTCACCGAAGAGATCCCTCCCGGCCTCTCGGCCGCGGAGACTCTTGACGCCATAGACGACCAGGGTGCCCTCTCCATCGTCCCGCACCCCTTCTGCACCCACCGGTTGTGCACGATCGATCAAGGGGTCCTGCAGGACGTCATCGACCGGATCGATATCGTCGAGGGCTACAACGCCCGGAACCGCTCACCGGAAGCAGACATCGAAGCCCGGGCGTTCGCCGGTGAGCATAAAAAACCGGTCTCTGCCGGCTCGGACGCCCACACCCACATCGAGTTTGCCGGAGCGTTTGTCGCCGTCGCCCCCTTCGAGGGGCCGGGCGACCTTCTTTTGAACCTGAAGGACGCTCCCGTATGGTGCCGCCCGGCGAACGAAAGATGA
- a CDS encoding phosphoribosylanthranilate isomerase: MKVCGVTTVGDALMAADFGADAIGVVLESPSPRSVSPERAAAIFAAVGPLAVTVAVTATTSAAGIEGILRLRPGVVQVPADCEVPPGAGVRVIRSVAPGDPVPENCDAVVVDGSRGTGMEFDEDYAGWVMAQSAVPVILAGGLTPENVRNAIDALRPYGVDVASGVESRPGVKDPRRVRAFLLTCRESGV; the protein is encoded by the coding sequence GTGAAGGTCTGCGGCGTCACCACGGTCGGCGACGCCCTCATGGCCGCTGATTTTGGGGCCGACGCGATCGGTGTCGTGCTTGAAAGCCCCTCTCCCCGGTCGGTCTCACCGGAGCGGGCGGCAGCGATCTTTGCCGCCGTCGGCCCCCTGGCCGTCACGGTCGCGGTGACGGCGACCACATCAGCCGCCGGGATCGAGGGGATCCTCAGGCTGCGGCCGGGCGTGGTCCAGGTGCCAGCAGACTGCGAGGTTCCGCCCGGTGCCGGGGTCAGGGTCATCAGGTCGGTCGCACCCGGCGACCCGGTCCCGGAGAACTGCGACGCCGTGGTGGTCGACGGAAGCCGGGGGACCGGGATGGAGTTCGATGAAGATTATGCCGGGTGGGTCATGGCGCAATCAGCGGTGCCGGTGATCCTCGCCGGCGGGCTTACGCCGGAGAACGTCAGGAACGCGATAGATGCCCTCCGCCCCTACGGGGTGGACGTCGCCTCGGGGGTGGAGTCACGCCCCGGCGTGAAGGACCCCCGACGGGTCAGGGCGTTTCTTCTGACATGCAGGGAGAGTGGTGTATGA
- the mcrA gene encoding coenzyme-B sulfoethylthiotransferase subunit alpha, protein MAKIERTQKMFLKALKEKFQGQDIESETAEFYKFNGVRQSPRKMEFMKASRAIEMDRGISMYDPERCHLGGIPMGQRQLMTYEVSGTGVFVEGDDLHYVNNSAMQQFWDDIRRTVIVGMDLAHQTLQKRLGKEVTPETINEYLHILNHAMPGAAVVQEHMVETHPGLVDDCYVKVFTGDDDVADDIEPQFLLNIEKLFPAKQAEELKAEVGKGMYQAIHIPTAVSRTCDGGTTSRWSAMQIGMSFIAAYRMCAGEAAVADLSFAAKHAGVVQMASLLPARRARGPNEPGGIKFGLFADIVQANRKYPNDPAKAALEVVGAGTMLFDQIWLGSYMSGGVGFTQYATAAYTDNILDEFTYYGMDYIKDKYKVDWKNPSAKDKIKPTQDVVNDMATEVTLNAMEQYEQFPTMMEDHFGGSQRAGVIAAASGLTTAIATGNSNAGLNGWYLSMLLHKDGWSRLGFFGYDLQDQCGSANSLSMEPDRGLMGELRGPNYPNYAMNVGHQGEYAAIVGGSHYGRGDAFCYSPLVKVCFADPALKFDFAEPRREFAKGAIREFMPAGERSLIIPAR, encoded by the coding sequence ATGGCAAAGATTGAGAGAACCCAGAAGATGTTCCTGAAGGCCCTCAAGGAGAAGTTCCAGGGGCAGGACATCGAGTCCGAGACTGCCGAGTTCTACAAGTTTAACGGTGTTCGCCAGTCCCCTCGTAAGATGGAGTTCATGAAGGCGAGCCGTGCCATCGAGATGGACCGCGGCATCTCCATGTACGATCCCGAGCGCTGCCACCTTGGCGGTATCCCGATGGGCCAGCGCCAGCTGATGACCTACGAGGTCTCCGGCACCGGCGTCTTCGTTGAAGGCGACGACCTGCACTACGTCAACAACTCTGCCATGCAGCAGTTCTGGGACGATATCAGGAGAACGGTCATCGTCGGCATGGACCTTGCCCACCAGACCCTGCAGAAGCGTCTGGGCAAGGAGGTTACCCCCGAGACGATCAACGAGTACCTCCATATCTTAAACCACGCCATGCCCGGCGCAGCGGTTGTCCAGGAACACATGGTCGAGACCCACCCCGGCCTCGTCGACGACTGTTACGTCAAGGTCTTCACCGGTGACGACGATGTCGCAGACGACATCGAGCCCCAGTTCCTGCTGAACATCGAGAAGCTCTTCCCCGCCAAGCAGGCCGAGGAGCTCAAGGCAGAAGTCGGCAAGGGTATGTACCAGGCCATCCACATCCCGACCGCGGTCTCGCGGACCTGTGATGGTGGAACGACCTCCCGGTGGTCTGCGATGCAGATCGGTATGTCCTTCATCGCCGCCTACCGGATGTGCGCCGGTGAGGCAGCCGTCGCTGACCTCTCCTTCGCTGCAAAGCACGCAGGCGTCGTCCAGATGGCCTCGCTCCTGCCCGCACGGCGTGCCCGTGGCCCGAACGAGCCCGGTGGTATCAAGTTCGGTCTCTTCGCCGATATCGTTCAGGCGAACCGGAAGTACCCCAACGACCCCGCCAAGGCTGCCCTTGAGGTCGTCGGCGCCGGAACCATGCTCTTCGACCAGATCTGGCTCGGTTCCTACATGTCCGGCGGTGTCGGATTCACCCAGTACGCGACCGCGGCCTACACCGACAACATCCTCGATGAGTTCACCTACTACGGTATGGACTACATCAAGGACAAGTACAAGGTCGACTGGAAGAACCCGAGCGCGAAGGACAAGATCAAGCCGACCCAGGATGTCGTCAACGACATGGCAACCGAGGTCACCCTCAACGCCATGGAGCAGTACGAGCAGTTCCCGACCATGATGGAAGACCACTTCGGCGGGTCCCAGCGTGCTGGTGTCATCGCCGCTGCGTCCGGTCTCACGACCGCCATCGCAACCGGCAACTCCAACGCCGGTCTCAACGGATGGTATCTCTCGATGCTCCTGCACAAGGACGGCTGGTCGCGTCTCGGCTTCTTCGGCTACGACCTCCAGGACCAGTGCGGGTCTGCAAACTCGCTCTCCATGGAGCCCGACCGCGGTCTAATGGGCGAGCTGCGTGGTCCGAACTACCCGAACTACGCGATGAACGTCGGTCACCAGGGCGAGTACGCCGCAATCGTCGGCGGTTCTCACTACGGGCGCGGCGACGCGTTCTGCTACAGCCCGCTCGTCAAGGTCTGCTTCGCCGACCCGGCCCTGAAGTTCGACTTCGCCGAGCCCCGCCGCGAGTTCGCGAAGGGTGCAATCCGCGAGTTTATGCCTGCCGGTGAGCGTTCGCTCATCATCCCGGCAAGGTAA
- the trpB gene encoding tryptophan synthase subunit beta yields MIQSRFGAFGGQYVPETLMEALMELDEAYRRAREDPAFVSRLSFYLTEYAGRETPLTFCENLSRDLGCRVYLKREDLLHGGAHKLNNTLGQGLLAEFMGKRRLIAETGAGQHGVATAMAGAVLGLPVEVYMGEVDTERQRLNVYRMRLLGATVHPVAAGTRTLKDAVNEAMRDWVTNVRDTHYLLGSCVGPHPFPSIVRDFQSVIGEETRRQVLDREGRLPDMIVACVGGGSNAAGMFAPFIGAGPALVGVEAAGDGLSTPRHGASICGGSPGIFQGALSYLLQDGDGQVRETHSVAAGLDYPGVGPEHAFWKERGAVRYEAVTDREALDAFRYLSRREGIIPALESAHAVAYACRAAADLSPDGILVINLSGRGDKDVPDVARLDGVA; encoded by the coding sequence ATGATACAAAGTCGATTCGGAGCGTTCGGGGGGCAGTACGTCCCCGAGACGCTGATGGAAGCGCTCATGGAGCTCGATGAGGCCTACCGCCGGGCCAGGGAAGACCCGGCTTTCGTAAGTAGGCTCTCGTTCTACCTGACCGAGTACGCGGGGAGGGAGACCCCGCTCACCTTCTGTGAGAACCTCTCCCGCGACCTCGGGTGCCGGGTCTACCTGAAGCGGGAGGACCTGCTCCACGGTGGAGCGCACAAATTAAACAACACCCTCGGCCAGGGGCTGCTCGCAGAGTTCATGGGCAAACGCCGGCTCATCGCCGAGACCGGGGCCGGGCAGCACGGTGTGGCGACCGCGATGGCTGGTGCGGTCCTCGGTCTCCCGGTCGAGGTCTACATGGGCGAGGTCGATACAGAGCGGCAGCGGTTGAACGTCTACCGGATGCGCCTCCTCGGCGCCACGGTCCACCCGGTCGCTGCAGGGACCAGAACCCTGAAGGACGCGGTGAACGAGGCGATGCGGGACTGGGTGACGAACGTCCGCGACACTCACTACCTGCTCGGCTCCTGCGTGGGGCCGCACCCCTTCCCCTCGATCGTCAGGGACTTCCAGTCGGTTATCGGGGAGGAGACGAGGCGGCAGGTCCTTGACCGGGAGGGGAGGCTCCCTGACATGATCGTCGCCTGCGTCGGCGGGGGATCGAACGCCGCCGGTATGTTTGCACCGTTCATCGGCGCCGGCCCCGCCCTCGTCGGTGTCGAGGCTGCCGGGGACGGCCTTTCGACCCCCCGGCACGGGGCGTCGATCTGCGGGGGTTCGCCCGGGATCTTCCAGGGAGCGCTCTCCTACCTCCTCCAGGACGGCGACGGGCAGGTGCGGGAGACCCATTCGGTCGCGGCAGGCCTCGATTACCCGGGCGTCGGCCCTGAACACGCCTTCTGGAAGGAGCGGGGAGCGGTCAGGTACGAGGCCGTCACCGACCGGGAGGCGCTGGACGCGTTCCGCTACCTCTCCCGGCGGGAGGGGATCATCCCGGCGCTCGAGTCTGCCCATGCGGTCGCCTACGCCTGCCGGGCCGCCGCTGACCTCAGTCCTGACGGCATCCTCGTGATCAACCTCTCGGGCCGGGGCGACAAGGATGTCCCTGACGTGGCCCGGCTGGACGGGGTGGCCTGA
- a CDS encoding HNH endonuclease produces MTTDLQLSLDAFDRTLPPLCDGHPDRNGFLRLCYQCPFAVREDGSVFCEEFGISIRAREKYALRGWKAVRTAILERDGEQCAICGGAKDLHVHHIDLNPTHDALANLITLCGICHARVHTDLRREGGAVRVAQVIAAVRRRGNSRKNP; encoded by the coding sequence GTGACCACCGACCTGCAGCTCAGCCTTGATGCGTTTGACCGCACGCTGCCTCCTCTCTGCGACGGCCACCCGGACCGGAACGGCTTCCTCAGGCTCTGCTACCAGTGCCCGTTCGCCGTCCGCGAGGACGGTTCTGTCTTCTGCGAGGAGTTCGGGATCTCCATCAGGGCGCGGGAGAAGTACGCTCTCCGGGGGTGGAAGGCGGTGCGGACCGCGATCCTGGAACGCGACGGGGAGCAGTGCGCCATCTGCGGCGGAGCCAAAGACCTCCACGTCCATCACATCGACCTGAACCCGACACACGACGCCCTGGCAAACCTCATCACGCTCTGCGGCATCTGCCACGCCCGGGTGCATACCGACCTCCGCCGGGAGGGGGGTGCCGTGCGGGTGGCGCAGGTGATCGCAGCGGTGCGGCGGCGGGGTAACTCCCGTAAAAACCCATAA
- the dinB gene encoding DNA polymerase IV, which yields MTTDGRIIMHVDMDSFFASVEIRRAPSLAGRPVIVGADPKGGAGRGVVSTCSYEARRYGVHSGMPISRAYTLCPHGVYLPVNRPLYSRVSDEIMAILSERADRIEQVSIDEAYLDVTSAGSFPAAEALATAIKRDIREAEGLTCSIGIAPGKVAAKIASDYWKPDGLTVVSPDEVAAFLAPLPVGKIPGVGKKTGEDLAGMGVLTIGDLARSDVQALIARIGRSGIRLHRLARGIDDAEVQAREGCKSVSRETTFDEDTADPDLLSATIADLADEVAGALAADGLRCRTVTVKVRYRGFETHTRSLTLDRFTADPEVIRRTAGDLLLPFLNGTEVRLLGVRLSGFEDSRTRQTSIDEFLPS from the coding sequence ATGACAACCGATGGCCGGATCATCATGCACGTGGACATGGACAGTTTCTTCGCTTCAGTGGAGATCCGCCGCGCCCCGTCCCTTGCCGGCAGGCCGGTGATCGTGGGCGCCGACCCGAAGGGAGGGGCGGGCCGTGGGGTCGTGAGCACCTGCTCCTACGAGGCCCGCCGCTACGGGGTGCACTCAGGTATGCCCATCTCCCGGGCGTATACCCTCTGCCCGCACGGTGTCTACCTCCCGGTGAACCGCCCGCTCTACTCCCGCGTCTCGGATGAGATCATGGCGATCCTCAGCGAGCGTGCCGACCGCATCGAGCAGGTGAGCATCGACGAGGCCTACCTCGACGTCACCAGTGCCGGCAGTTTCCCGGCGGCGGAGGCGCTTGCCACCGCAATCAAGCGGGACATCAGGGAAGCCGAGGGGCTCACCTGCTCCATCGGCATCGCGCCGGGCAAGGTTGCGGCAAAGATCGCATCCGACTACTGGAAACCGGACGGGCTGACGGTCGTCTCCCCGGACGAGGTCGCGGCGTTTCTCGCCCCCCTGCCGGTGGGAAAGATCCCCGGGGTCGGGAAGAAGACGGGCGAGGATCTGGCCGGGATGGGCGTCCTGACCATCGGTGACCTGGCCCGTTCTGATGTCCAGGCCCTCATCGCCCGGATCGGCAGGTCCGGGATCAGGCTGCACCGTCTCGCCCGGGGCATCGATGATGCGGAGGTGCAGGCCCGGGAGGGGTGCAAATCAGTCTCCCGGGAGACGACGTTTGATGAGGATACTGCCGATCCGGACCTTCTCTCCGCGACCATCGCCGACCTTGCCGATGAAGTTGCCGGGGCGCTCGCGGCCGATGGTCTCCGGTGCCGGACCGTCACGGTCAAGGTCAGGTACCGGGGGTTTGAGACGCACACCCGGTCACTGACACTGGACCGGTTCACCGCGGACCCGGAGGTTATCAGGCGGACCGCGGGCGATCTCCTCCTCCCGTTCCTCAACGGCACCGAGGTCAGGCTCCTCGGGGTCAGGCTCTCGGGGTTTGAGGACAGCCGCACCCGGCAGACCTCGATCGACGAGTTCCTCCCTTCCTGA
- a CDS encoding SDH family Clp fold serine proteinase, with protein MPDIWTVLLIAVILLLFAVPVIQQQMTRARRLRAIRGLEVKRGTRVIALIHRQERVAFLGIPFYRYIDINDSEEVLRAIRLTPPEMPIDFIVHTPGGLILSSEQIAMALQRHRGKVTIFVPHYAMSGGTLLCLAADEVAMDENAVLGPVDPRIGEYPASSILRVPRLKPPEEIDDTTFILVDIAAKAQNQMREFVAGLLRDRMETERADSLARLLTEGRWTHDYPITFEQAREFGLPVTPGIPAGIYQLMDLFPQAMPRRPSVAYVPVPYSEEENE; from the coding sequence ATGCCCGATATCTGGACCGTGCTGCTGATCGCCGTCATCCTCCTCCTCTTCGCGGTGCCGGTCATCCAGCAGCAGATGACCCGGGCCCGCCGCCTGCGGGCGATCCGGGGCCTGGAGGTGAAACGAGGTACCCGGGTCATCGCCCTCATCCACCGCCAGGAGAGGGTTGCGTTTCTCGGTATCCCGTTCTATCGCTACATTGACATCAACGACTCTGAGGAGGTTCTCCGGGCGATCCGGCTCACCCCGCCGGAGATGCCGATCGACTTCATTGTCCACACCCCCGGGGGCCTCATCCTCTCCTCGGAGCAGATCGCGATGGCGCTCCAGCGTCATCGGGGGAAGGTGACGATCTTTGTCCCGCACTACGCCATGTCGGGCGGGACGCTCCTCTGCCTCGCCGCCGACGAGGTGGCGATGGACGAGAACGCCGTGCTCGGCCCGGTCGACCCCAGGATCGGAGAATACCCGGCCTCGTCGATCCTGCGGGTCCCGCGTCTGAAACCGCCGGAGGAGATCGATGACACAACCTTTATCCTGGTCGACATAGCGGCGAAGGCCCAGAACCAGATGCGGGAGTTCGTGGCCGGCCTGCTCCGGGACCGGATGGAGACCGAGCGGGCGGACAGCCTTGCACGCCTGCTCACCGAGGGGCGGTGGACTCACGACTACCCGATAACCTTTGAGCAGGCACGGGAGTTCGGGCTCCCGGTCACCCCCGGTATCCCCGCCGGGATCTACCAGTTGATGGACCTCTTCCCCCAGGCGATGCCCCGCCGCCCGTCGGTCGCCTACGTCCCGGTCCCCTACAGTGAGGAGGAGAACGAGTAG
- the trpA gene encoding tryptophan synthase subunit alpha, translating into MSRLSAAFAGRNGPTFVGFLVAGDPDPATSLTVAKAMIDAGAGILEVAVPFSDPMADGPVIQQAHERALAAGMTPDATFDLVRAIRGYAPVPVVLFTYANIVFRQGWDRFAVRAAGAGADGLLVVDLPPEESGDLSAAAARHGLDLIRLIAPTTSAARRRQILAGASGFVYLVAVEGVTGVRDNLPAHLAGLIGTLRQETDLPLAVGFGVSRPGHVRAIATAGADAVVVGSAVVRVIGESPGGGEEMVQAVRDYVAGMTGRP; encoded by the coding sequence ATGAGCAGGCTCTCCGCCGCATTCGCGGGCCGGAACGGTCCGACATTCGTCGGGTTCCTGGTCGCCGGAGACCCTGACCCGGCAACGTCGCTTACCGTCGCGAAGGCGATGATCGATGCCGGGGCCGGTATCCTCGAGGTCGCCGTCCCCTTCTCTGACCCCATGGCCGACGGCCCGGTCATCCAGCAGGCCCACGAGCGGGCGCTCGCCGCCGGGATGACCCCGGATGCGACGTTCGACCTGGTGCGGGCGATCCGGGGTTACGCCCCGGTGCCGGTCGTCCTCTTTACGTATGCAAACATCGTCTTCCGGCAGGGGTGGGACCGGTTCGCCGTCCGGGCCGCGGGGGCGGGGGCCGACGGCCTTCTGGTCGTCGACCTCCCGCCCGAAGAGTCCGGGGACCTCTCGGCAGCCGCGGCCCGGCATGGTCTTGACCTCATCAGGCTCATCGCCCCGACGACATCGGCGGCCCGCCGGCGGCAGATCCTCGCCGGTGCGTCGGGGTTCGTCTACCTGGTCGCGGTCGAGGGGGTGACCGGTGTCCGGGACAACCTCCCGGCGCACCTTGCAGGCCTGATCGGGACACTCAGGCAGGAGACAGACCTCCCGCTTGCCGTCGGGTTCGGGGTCTCCCGGCCCGGGCACGTCCGGGCGATAGCGACCGCCGGTGCGGACGCGGTCGTCGTCGGGAGCGCCGTTGTCCGGGTCATCGGGGAGAGCCCCGGCGGCGGGGAGGAGATGGTGCAGGCGGTCCGGGACTACGTTGCCGGGATGACGGGGCGGCCATGA
- a CDS encoding cyclophilin-like fold protein, translated as MPTDIVIQIDGRPFEAELFDTPAATEILRVLPIDAAPEEWGDELYFAVPVALPPDETATTLVDPGDIGYWPPGRALAIFFGPTPLSTDDRPVPAGAVNLVGRLTCDPASLRGARGARQIRVARR; from the coding sequence ATGCCGACCGATATCGTCATCCAGATAGACGGCCGCCCGTTCGAGGCGGAGCTCTTCGATACCCCCGCCGCCACCGAGATCCTCAGGGTGCTCCCGATCGACGCGGCCCCGGAGGAGTGGGGCGACGAGTTGTATTTTGCGGTCCCGGTAGCGCTGCCGCCGGACGAGACCGCCACCACCCTGGTCGATCCCGGGGATATCGGCTACTGGCCGCCGGGACGGGCGCTTGCGATCTTCTTCGGCCCCACGCCCCTGAGCACGGACGACCGCCCTGTGCCTGCAGGCGCGGTGAACCTGGTAGGAAGGCTCACCTGCGACCCGGCGTCGCTCCGCGGCGCACGCGGCGCCCGGCAGATACGGGTGGCCCGGCGGTGA
- a CDS encoding tetratricopeptide repeat protein, which produces MPATSSLTTGGMSGMGITGRLFGKGEPEDRAGPGTDTAVSRQAVSLAQQGRFCEAIACFDRVLERDPENVKMWNNKGVFFDLLGRDEEALACWEKALSIDPDFAPAWVSRGMLHRRRNRLDEALVCYDRALALNPNSAVAWYNRSGIFTAMRRLDDAVACYERVLAIDPHFVAAWIDLGYARFLQHRHEEAITCYDRAIADDPENVRVWSLRGGALYALGEYRQALACFDRVLSLDPRYAAGWSMKCSVLYHLGMYRHALACADKALEINPSCELTVEVRKLLLSLIEKW; this is translated from the coding sequence ATGCCCGCCACCAGTAGCCTGACCACGGGGGGGATGTCCGGAATGGGTATTACAGGAAGACTCTTCGGAAAGGGCGAGCCCGAAGACCGGGCGGGGCCGGGAACTGATACGGCGGTGAGCAGGCAGGCGGTTTCTCTCGCCCAGCAGGGGCGGTTTTGTGAGGCGATAGCCTGTTTTGACCGGGTGCTCGAGCGCGATCCGGAGAACGTGAAGATGTGGAACAACAAGGGCGTCTTCTTCGATCTCCTCGGCAGGGACGAGGAGGCGCTGGCCTGCTGGGAGAAGGCGCTCTCGATCGACCCTGACTTCGCTCCTGCCTGGGTCTCCCGGGGGATGCTGCACCGGCGTCGCAACCGGCTCGATGAGGCGCTCGTCTGCTACGACCGTGCCCTGGCGCTCAACCCCAACTCCGCGGTCGCCTGGTACAACCGGAGCGGGATATTTACCGCGATGCGCCGCCTGGATGACGCGGTCGCCTGCTACGAGCGGGTGCTTGCGATCGATCCGCACTTTGTAGCGGCCTGGATCGATCTCGGCTACGCACGCTTCCTCCAGCACCGGCACGAGGAGGCCATCACCTGTTACGACCGGGCCATCGCCGACGACCCCGAGAATGTCCGCGTCTGGAGCCTGAGGGGGGGTGCCCTGTATGCGCTCGGGGAATACCGGCAGGCGCTCGCCTGTTTTGACCGGGTGCTCTCGCTCGATCCACGGTATGCCGCCGGATGGAGCATGAAGTGCAGCGTCCTCTACCACCTTGGGATGTATCGCCACGCGCTTGCGTGCGCCGATAAAGCGCTTGAGATCAACCCCTCCTGTGAACTGACCGTAGAGGTCCGAAAATTGCTTCTCTCCCTCATCGAGAAGTGGTGA